In the genome of Candidatus Cloacimonadota bacterium, one region contains:
- the rmuC gene encoding DNA recombination protein RmuC codes for MEVLALILGVLALLFGVLAFFILYKKISAPVDRSRELQTLESSLRDEIQRLRTELSSLESETRRELTESLSRQNEIISKENRENREETSNLLSRLSGQINTDAAKNREELAKSLDSMSEVITKLTGNLNEENRKNRDESTTSLTKLSQQINTDATKNREELGTALNSLSESQARKLQDLANILQTNFEELRKALEGRLDKIRENNEVKLEEMRKTVDEKLHDTLEKRLSASFKQVSERLEQVHKGLGEMQTLASGVGDLKKVLSNVKNRGMMGEIQLEAILEQMLTPDQYERNFRPSKNRDQVVEFAIRLPGRDDDGSSVYLPVDAKFPLAAYNDLLDAMDNADLARIELARKDLRSSIINSARDIHNKYIKPPVTTDFALLFLPLEGLYAEVLRDSSLFEEVLRKFKVTVVGPTTVAALLNSLQMGFRTLAIQKRSSEVWKTLGAIKTDFGKFGVVLEKTQKKLKEASNTIEEASHRSRQITRKLNKVQELPVEETEQILELDVLEEDSDESEELVLS; via the coding sequence ATGGAGGTTTTGGCTCTGATTCTTGGTGTTTTGGCGCTGCTTTTTGGCGTGCTGGCATTCTTTATTCTATATAAAAAAATATCCGCGCCGGTTGACCGCTCGCGTGAATTGCAAACCTTGGAAAGCAGCCTACGAGACGAAATCCAGCGCCTGCGCACGGAACTGTCATCCCTGGAAAGTGAAACCCGCCGGGAGCTGACGGAATCTTTGTCACGGCAAAACGAAATTATCAGCAAGGAAAATCGCGAAAACCGCGAGGAAACCTCGAATTTGCTTTCCCGCCTTTCGGGTCAGATAAATACCGACGCTGCCAAAAACCGGGAGGAATTGGCAAAATCACTCGATTCGATGTCTGAAGTCATCACCAAATTAACCGGAAATCTCAACGAGGAAAACCGTAAAAACCGTGATGAATCAACGACTTCGCTGACCAAACTCTCCCAGCAGATAAATACCGATGCCACAAAAAACAGGGAGGAACTCGGCACAGCGCTGAACAGCCTCTCGGAATCGCAGGCCAGAAAGCTGCAGGACCTGGCAAACATCCTGCAAACGAATTTTGAAGAGCTGCGCAAAGCCCTGGAAGGACGCCTGGATAAAATCCGGGAAAATAACGAAGTTAAACTTGAGGAAATGCGCAAAACGGTGGATGAAAAACTGCACGACACCCTGGAAAAACGTCTGAGCGCTTCTTTCAAACAGGTGAGCGAACGCCTGGAACAAGTCCACAAAGGTTTGGGTGAAATGCAAACCCTGGCCAGCGGCGTGGGCGACCTTAAAAAAGTGCTCAGCAATGTGAAAAACCGTGGCATGATGGGTGAAATCCAGCTTGAAGCCATCCTGGAACAAATGCTGACCCCAGACCAATATGAACGTAATTTCCGCCCTTCAAAAAACCGTGACCAGGTGGTGGAATTTGCCATCCGTCTGCCCGGTAGGGACGATGATGGCAGTTCTGTTTATCTGCCTGTGGACGCGAAATTTCCCCTGGCTGCCTATAATGACCTCCTGGACGCGATGGACAATGCCGATCTCGCCCGCATCGAACTGGCGCGTAAAGACCTGCGCAGCAGCATCATCAATTCCGCGCGCGACATTCACAACAAGTATATCAAGCCACCCGTAACCACGGATTTCGCGCTGCTGTTTTTGCCTCTGGAAGGGCTTTACGCCGAGGTTTTGCGGGATAGTTCTCTCTTTGAAGAGGTGTTGCGAAAGTTCAAGGTTACGGTTGTGGGACCAACCACTGTCGCGGCACTCTTGAACAGTCTGCAAATGGGATTCCGCACCCTCGCCATCCAAAAACGCAGCAGCGAGGTTTGGAAAACTCTGGGAGCAATCAAGACGGATTTTGGCAAATTTGGCGTGGTTTTGGAAAAAACCCAGAAAAAACTGAAGGAAGCATCAAATACGATTGAAGAAGCCAGCCACCGCAGTCGTCAAATCACCAGAAAACTGAACAAAGTTCAGGAATTGCCCGTGGAAGAAACTGAGCAAATCCTGGAACTTGATGTCCTCGAAGAAGATAGCGACGAAAGTGAAGAGCTGGTTTTAAGCTGA
- the ruvX gene encoding Holliday junction resolvase RuvX, with the protein MSPSGRILAVDYGSKRVGVAISDPLMMFAKPLKVIANLGFDHILNGLRAIIQEQNAVRLICGIPYAIEGGDTPKTLETKKFQKRLEAKLDIPVLGWDERYSTDEAEKELIKMGYDWKKRREIQDAMAAAMILKSYLESL; encoded by the coding sequence GTGAGCCCCTCGGGACGTATTCTGGCTGTGGATTATGGCAGCAAACGCGTGGGCGTCGCAATTTCTGACCCGCTGATGATGTTTGCCAAACCCTTGAAAGTAATTGCCAATCTGGGCTTTGATCATATTTTAAATGGACTCCGCGCCATCATTCAGGAACAAAATGCCGTGCGCCTCATCTGCGGCATTCCCTACGCCATCGAAGGCGGCGACACACCTAAAACCCTGGAAACAAAGAAGTTCCAAAAGCGACTGGAAGCGAAGCTTGATATCCCAGTTTTAGGCTGGGACGAACGTTACAGCACCGACGAAGCCGAGAAAGAATTGATAAAAATGGGCTATGACTGGAAAAAACGCCGCGAAATTCAAGATGCCATGGCCGCGGCGATGATCCTGAAAAGCTATCTGGAGAGCCTTTGA
- a CDS encoding GNAT family N-acetyltransferase: MKFDLSKCLVREARKTDREDLIRVSRGIWGGTDYLPLLMDRWIAKPWFLVCEYLGKVIGCLKLSLFPNNVLWFEGLRVQKRFQNHGVASLLNRHSYVLAEKLLREGTVQSFEFCTYYKNLESLPSTQKFGFKAIDGFYVLEKRGVKATREPQSLPLRNLEPFRHYGNYIPCAWQSLHHCDESLAFLQSYGRIIQTPHASYYVGGAHEQHVILLEPPTPAMKNDFPYLQHLFGSRKSYNIILPPAFKDSLPLLHELGFRFWDCEPLLNMLVLRK; this comes from the coding sequence GTGAAATTCGACCTTTCAAAATGTCTCGTACGCGAAGCCAGAAAAACTGACCGTGAAGATTTAATCCGCGTCTCACGTGGAATCTGGGGTGGCACTGATTATTTACCTCTGTTGATGGATCGCTGGATTGCGAAACCTTGGTTTTTGGTTTGCGAATATCTGGGCAAGGTAATCGGCTGTCTAAAGTTGTCGTTATTCCCAAATAACGTATTGTGGTTCGAAGGGTTGCGAGTGCAAAAACGCTTTCAAAACCACGGCGTTGCCTCCCTGCTGAACCGGCATTCTTACGTCTTGGCGGAAAAACTGCTGCGTGAAGGCACCGTTCAAAGCTTCGAATTTTGCACCTATTACAAAAATCTCGAAAGCCTGCCAAGCACCCAAAAGTTTGGTTTCAAGGCAATCGACGGTTTTTATGTGCTGGAAAAACGCGGAGTGAAAGCCACGCGGGAACCTCAAAGCCTTCCTTTGCGAAATTTGGAACCATTTCGGCACTATGGAAATTATATTCCCTGCGCCTGGCAAAGCCTTCACCATTGTGATGAATCCTTGGCTTTCTTACAAAGCTATGGCAGGATAATCCAAACCCCGCACGCGTCATATTATGTGGGTGGCGCGCACGAGCAGCACGTAATCCTTTTGGAACCACCCACGCCAGCCATGAAGAACGATTTTCCATATCTCCAGCATCTTTTCGGCAGCAGAAAAAGTTATAACATCATCCTGCCTCCGGCTTTCAAGGATTCACTTCCGCTCTTGCACGAACTGGGCTTCCGCTTCTGGGATTGCGAACCGCTGTTGAACATGCTCGTCTTGAGAAAATGA
- the mltG gene encoding endolytic transglycosylase MltG: MTAKIPLKKILIALPFVVILILITTFIWNMFLPLGSEQIAFSVKKGDNAAAIGKRLKERGVIRNAWLFRVLASTRGTDRRLIAGTYSLGGKHSLFQTLKLLEKGNVSAVKITFPEGLSLHKTLERIDRSGLAGYDELYTLATDSLFVQKLTGFKALSLEGFLYPETYFFDLGENPADILEKMTRQFFKKLNAAGIDATKIHNFYDLLIKASIVEKESMVDDERPLVASVIENRLNAGMRLESCPTVDYIMERQGVKKTVLSIQDTQIQSPYNTYRNHGLPPSPICNPSLNSIQATLHVPKTDFFFFVADRKGHNDFSATGEEHMRKAAAYKRQEWE, translated from the coding sequence TTGACAGCCAAAATCCCCCTCAAAAAGATTTTAATCGCCCTGCCTTTTGTCGTGATTCTAATCTTAATCACCACTTTCATTTGGAACATGTTTCTGCCCTTGGGATCGGAACAGATTGCCTTCAGTGTAAAAAAAGGGGACAACGCCGCCGCGATCGGAAAGCGCCTCAAAGAACGTGGTGTGATCCGCAATGCCTGGCTTTTCCGGGTTTTGGCTTCCACACGCGGCACAGATCGCAGATTGATTGCCGGAACCTATTCCCTGGGCGGGAAACACAGTCTTTTCCAAACCCTCAAGCTACTGGAAAAAGGTAACGTTAGCGCCGTGAAAATCACTTTTCCAGAAGGGCTTTCCCTGCATAAAACACTTGAACGCATCGACCGCAGCGGCCTGGCCGGCTACGATGAACTATACACACTTGCCACAGACAGCCTTTTTGTGCAGAAGCTGACAGGCTTCAAAGCTCTTTCTCTGGAAGGTTTTCTCTATCCCGAAACCTATTTTTTTGATTTGGGCGAAAACCCCGCTGATATCCTGGAAAAAATGACGCGTCAGTTCTTCAAAAAGTTGAATGCCGCTGGCATCGACGCTACAAAAATACATAATTTTTACGATCTTTTGATTAAAGCCAGCATTGTGGAAAAGGAAAGCATGGTTGACGATGAACGTCCCCTCGTGGCGAGCGTGATTGAAAACCGTCTTAACGCTGGAATGCGGCTGGAATCCTGCCCCACTGTGGACTATATCATGGAACGCCAGGGCGTGAAAAAAACGGTGCTTTCCATTCAGGACACCCAGATTCAATCACCATATAACACATACAGAAATCATGGCTTGCCGCCCAGCCCAATCTGCAATCCTTCCCTAAACTCCATCCAAGCCACTCTTCATGTCCCAAAAACAGACTTTTTCTTTTTTGTGGCAGACCGCAAGGGTCACAATGATTTTTCCGCCACGGGTGAAGAACACATGCGCAAAGCAGCTGCCTACAAGCGACAAGAGTGGGAATAG
- a CDS encoding helix-turn-helix domain-containing protein translates to MLGNRIRKLRERLKINQTVMAEHLKIKPSAICQMESGRIRPSLETVIEMARIWDVNLHWLLTGVGPMFMEGSPNRRKARAKLKKVSEFISGELDQLAQTRVEDQESEIINIPVSGEIAAGKPVQSVEPQLEFLTVRRGMIRGVLDDYVCLRVNGRSMEPEICNNDLVLIRQSKDWYRLSGQICAVRVDGGITLKRLILDDKEKMIILAPLNDEFKPILVNPEEHQDVTLIGSLFYLMRKVV, encoded by the coding sequence ATGCTTGGAAACAGAATCAGGAAGCTGCGCGAAAGGCTCAAAATCAATCAAACCGTAATGGCGGAACATTTGAAGATAAAACCCTCCGCCATCTGCCAAATGGAAAGTGGGCGCATCAGGCCATCTTTGGAGACAGTTATCGAGATGGCGAGGATTTGGGATGTCAATTTGCATTGGCTGCTCACCGGCGTGGGCCCCATGTTTATGGAAGGCTCGCCAAATCGTCGAAAGGCTCGCGCTAAACTGAAAAAAGTCAGTGAATTCATCAGCGGAGAGTTGGACCAATTGGCTCAAACCCGCGTTGAAGACCAGGAATCCGAAATCATCAATATCCCCGTCTCTGGGGAAATCGCGGCTGGAAAACCCGTGCAAAGTGTGGAGCCACAACTGGAATTTCTCACCGTGCGCAGAGGCATGATCCGCGGTGTGTTGGATGACTATGTTTGCCTGCGCGTGAACGGACGGAGCATGGAACCAGAGATATGCAACAACGACCTCGTTCTTATCCGCCAAAGCAAGGATTGGTACAGGCTTTCCGGCCAAATTTGCGCTGTGAGAGTGGATGGTGGCATCACCTTGAAAAGGCTGATTTTGGACGACAAGGAAAAGATGATTATTCTGGCGCCGTTGAACGACGAATTCAAACCGATTTTGGTTAACCCGGAGGAACACCAGGATGTCACCCTCATCGGCTCGCTGTTCTATTTGATGAGAAAGGTTGTCTAA
- a CDS encoding protein kinase, which produces MLAPGSMVSGYRIEEMIGKGGMGAVYRARDTALDRLVAIKALNPELSANSEFLKRFRQEAQIQAKLNHPNIVGLFALTEEFGTHYMVMEYAPGRTLKEFINSIGPIPEKRAIPILSQVLNALDFAHKRGIIHRDIKPSNIIVDSDDNVKILDFGIARVMGEQGLTRTGQNIGTVYYMSPEQVRADKDIDARSDIFNLGITFYEMLTGRTPYNTDTASDYTIMDEIVNKPLEDPRKYYEFISDLTVTVLQMMTKKKREERFASCEAVLNALKGVGPVRVAPPVSVPPVQRQQPLPAGMPQQPAGPPPKTYLTEAILVTIFCCLPFGIAAIVNASQAGSDIKVGNYEKAKTSARKAKTFINVSVWLAIAWTIISVITVVLSDM; this is translated from the coding sequence ATGCTGGCACCCGGATCCATGGTTTCAGGTTATCGCATCGAAGAAATGATCGGAAAAGGCGGTATGGGCGCGGTTTATCGTGCCCGAGACACCGCTTTGGACCGTCTGGTGGCGATAAAAGCCCTCAATCCAGAGCTCTCCGCAAATTCTGAATTCTTAAAACGCTTCCGTCAAGAAGCGCAAATTCAAGCAAAGCTCAATCATCCCAACATCGTTGGCCTGTTCGCGCTCACAGAGGAATTCGGAACCCATTACATGGTGATGGAATACGCTCCGGGCCGCACTCTCAAGGAATTCATCAACAGCATCGGCCCCATCCCTGAAAAGAGAGCCATCCCGATCCTGTCCCAAGTTCTGAACGCGCTCGATTTTGCCCACAAAAGAGGAATCATCCACCGTGATATCAAACCTTCCAACATCATCGTGGACAGCGACGACAACGTGAAAATACTGGATTTTGGCATCGCCCGCGTGATGGGTGAACAAGGTCTCACCCGCACAGGACAAAACATTGGCACGGTGTATTATATGAGCCCCGAACAGGTCCGTGCTGACAAGGATATTGACGCCCGTTCAGACATCTTCAACCTGGGAATCACCTTCTACGAAATGCTGACCGGAAGAACGCCCTATAACACTGACACCGCAAGCGATTACACAATCATGGATGAAATTGTGAACAAGCCCCTGGAAGACCCACGCAAATATTATGAATTCATCTCTGACCTCACTGTCACGGTGTTGCAAATGATGACCAAAAAGAAGCGGGAAGAGCGTTTTGCCAGTTGCGAAGCGGTTTTAAACGCCCTGAAAGGTGTAGGGCCAGTTCGCGTGGCGCCGCCAGTTTCGGTGCCACCTGTGCAAAGACAGCAGCCCCTTCCGGCAGGCATGCCCCAACAACCTGCCGGACCACCTCCCAAAACCTATCTCACAGAAGCGATTTTGGTTACAATCTTTTGTTGTCTCCCTTTCGGAATAGCCGCCATCGTGAATGCCTCCCAAGCTGGGTCAGATATCAAGGTGGGAAACTACGAAAAAGCGAAAACGTCCGCGCGTAAAGCCAAGACTTTCATTAACGTTTCTGTCTGGCTCGCAATAGCTTGGACCATCATTTCTGTGATTACAGTTGTTTTATCCGACATGTAA
- a CDS encoding class II fructose-bisphosphate aldolase has translation MFLTGQQLMEVFLKAKKQRFGIIASNVVFDTQIRALIQGYAAVKSDGLLQMSSGACKYAAGESQDIKVGAQLISTMIKTFAQQFPNSGVGLHIDHATPNYFDFIVYCIENNLVTSVMIDASKEDLAENIRVTKEVVDIAHKHGILVEGEIGHIKGAEDEIVSDTELYTRPEEALEYVQKTNVDLFAASVGTNHGVSKGENLVLRLDLVKEIDNLLIKHGVERGIVLHGASGLTDEQQRTAIANGVVKINKDTHYQMDMAEAIQAYWEKEKDAIVCPEGVAPAAYLPDKGRFDPRKWLVKGEQRMENTVMEFCRVTGSANNSILL, from the coding sequence ATGTTTTTGACCGGACAACAACTTATGGAAGTATTTCTGAAAGCGAAGAAACAACGCTTTGGCATCATTGCATCCAACGTGGTGTTCGACACACAGATACGCGCTCTGATTCAAGGCTATGCGGCAGTGAAATCAGACGGTCTTTTGCAAATGAGCAGCGGCGCCTGCAAATACGCGGCAGGGGAATCACAGGACATCAAAGTCGGAGCGCAATTGATTTCGACCATGATTAAGACCTTTGCCCAACAGTTTCCAAATAGCGGCGTCGGGCTCCACATCGACCATGCCACACCCAATTACTTTGATTTCATTGTCTATTGCATCGAAAATAATCTGGTGACTTCCGTGATGATTGACGCGTCCAAGGAAGATTTGGCGGAAAACATCCGCGTCACCAAAGAAGTTGTGGATATTGCCCACAAACATGGCATTTTGGTGGAAGGTGAAATCGGCCACATCAAGGGCGCCGAAGACGAGATTGTTTCCGATACCGAGCTTTACACCCGTCCGGAAGAGGCTTTGGAATATGTTCAAAAAACCAATGTGGACCTCTTTGCCGCGTCCGTGGGCACAAACCACGGTGTCTCCAAAGGTGAGAACCTGGTTTTGCGCCTGGATTTGGTGAAAGAAATCGACAACCTGCTGATAAAACACGGCGTTGAGCGTGGCATTGTCTTGCATGGGGCTTCCGGGCTCACCGATGAACAACAACGCACCGCCATCGCCAATGGAGTCGTGAAAATCAACAAAGACACACACTACCAGATGGATATGGCGGAAGCGATTCAAGCTTATTGGGAAAAAGAAAAAGACGCCATTGTTTGCCCCGAAGGGGTGGCACCTGCAGCCTACCTGCCCGATAAAGGCCGCTTCGATCCCCGCAAATGGTTGGTCAAGGGTGAACAGCGCATGGAAAACACTGTGATGGAATTCTGCCGCGTCACTGGCAGTGCCAACAATAGCATCCTTTTATAA
- a CDS encoding DUF2752 domain-containing protein, with translation MRQALRMGRVKPEHSWRFTVPVLFVLLIIGLVFFDPTAFRFLPRCPFFALTGLKCPGCGSLRALHSLLHGNFVGAWNFNAAALLVLPFVAAGLIYNAFWGREPTFLFRHTWLGWSLAGGMILWWVLRNLLGW, from the coding sequence ATGAGACAAGCCCTCCGCATGGGAAGAGTGAAGCCGGAACATTCCTGGCGCTTCACTGTTCCCGTCCTTTTCGTCCTGCTGATTATCGGTCTGGTCTTTTTCGACCCCACAGCCTTCCGGTTTCTGCCGCGTTGCCCTTTTTTCGCTCTGACCGGTTTGAAATGCCCTGGATGTGGTTCCCTGCGTGCTTTGCATTCGTTGTTACATGGGAATTTTGTTGGCGCTTGGAATTTCAACGCGGCGGCGCTGCTGGTGCTGCCTTTTGTGGCGGCAGGCCTGATTTACAACGCTTTCTGGGGACGTGAGCCGACATTTTTATTCCGTCACACCTGGCTAGGCTGGAGCCTTGCGGGTGGCATGATTCTGTGGTGGGTCCTAAGAAATTTACTGGGTTGGTGA